A section of the Streptomyces xinghaiensis S187 genome encodes:
- a CDS encoding GMC family oxidoreductase N-terminal domain-containing protein has protein sequence MTTAIERTDVLVIGSGFGGAIPAYHLAAGGAKVTVLERGPELSAQDFTHDLRMGGYTRAVDLVQGDGITVVAGNCVGGSSVVYFAASLRAPGFVFERRGGLGRRLWPAALTRDALDPWYDRVEEAIPVARQSWDDVPYPGGLFAAACDRAGRSCNPVPLAVDLDTCTNCNWMLNGCRFDAKRSMLLNYLPAATAAGAEVRPLHEVQTIAPAVTPGYRYRVAYSVLDGTDYRVPAGAGLIEAKIVVVAAGAMATPVILRRSAALLGSMPRAVGRHFSGNGDRVSIADVDERKVRDLLGLERAPGVPYEGFPVGKPIGSMSYDRLDPDAPEFSRFSLQQIYFPGITNVLAQATDDPATSWFGTEKKALRARWRSWLSVLAMTEDDNEGVFGPPPPTGAAVRLASSLSLSTLRYRPNANTLRGWAEADREARAVLEKDGLARVRPWSEFAGSVSAHPLSSCRIGDDPATSALDDRNELRGHPGLFVTDASAVPTSLCVNPSLTVAALAERACPSIVERAAEAGVDVRYGAPSPDGGTAARKAALRTLQGSGR, from the coding sequence ATGACGACCGCCATCGAACGCACCGACGTCCTTGTCATCGGCAGCGGCTTCGGCGGCGCCATTCCCGCCTACCATCTGGCGGCGGGCGGGGCGAAGGTCACCGTTCTCGAACGCGGGCCCGAGCTCAGCGCCCAGGACTTCACCCACGACCTGCGGATGGGCGGCTACACGCGCGCCGTCGACCTCGTGCAGGGCGACGGCATCACCGTCGTCGCCGGCAACTGCGTCGGCGGCTCCAGCGTCGTCTACTTCGCCGCCTCGCTCCGCGCCCCCGGCTTCGTCTTCGAACGCCGGGGCGGCCTCGGCCGCCGCCTGTGGCCGGCCGCGCTGACCCGCGACGCCCTCGACCCCTGGTACGACCGGGTCGAGGAGGCCATCCCCGTGGCCCGGCAGAGCTGGGACGACGTGCCGTACCCCGGCGGGCTGTTCGCGGCCGCCTGCGACCGGGCCGGGCGCAGCTGCAACCCCGTCCCGCTCGCCGTCGACCTCGACACCTGCACCAACTGCAACTGGATGCTGAACGGCTGCCGCTTCGACGCCAAACGCTCCATGCTGCTCAACTACCTGCCCGCGGCCACGGCGGCCGGGGCGGAGGTGCGCCCGCTGCACGAGGTGCAGACCATCGCCCCCGCCGTCACGCCCGGCTACCGCTACCGGGTCGCGTACAGCGTGCTGGACGGCACCGACTACCGCGTCCCGGCCGGCGCGGGCCTCATCGAGGCGAAGATCGTGGTGGTAGCGGCCGGCGCCATGGCGACCCCGGTGATCCTCCGGCGGTCGGCCGCCCTGCTGGGCTCCATGCCGCGCGCGGTGGGGCGCCACTTCTCCGGCAACGGCGACCGGGTGTCCATCGCGGACGTCGACGAGAGGAAGGTGCGCGACCTGCTCGGGCTGGAGCGGGCGCCGGGTGTCCCGTACGAGGGCTTCCCCGTCGGCAAGCCGATCGGCTCGATGTCCTACGACCGGCTCGACCCGGACGCCCCGGAGTTCAGCCGCTTCTCCCTCCAGCAGATCTACTTCCCAGGCATCACGAACGTCCTGGCGCAGGCCACGGACGACCCGGCGACGAGCTGGTTCGGCACGGAGAAGAAGGCGCTGCGGGCACGCTGGCGCTCCTGGCTCTCCGTCCTGGCGATGACGGAGGACGACAACGAAGGGGTGTTCGGCCCGCCGCCGCCCACCGGCGCCGCCGTGCGGCTCGCCTCCTCGCTGAGCCTGTCCACGCTGAGGTACCGGCCGAACGCCAACACCCTGCGCGGCTGGGCGGAGGCGGACCGGGAGGCGCGGGCCGTGCTGGAGAAGGACGGGCTGGCGCGGGTGCGGCCGTGGAGCGAGTTCGCGGGGTCGGTCAGCGCGCACCCGCTGTCGTCCTGCCGGATCGGCGACGACCCGGCCACGTCCGCCCTGGACGACCGCAACGAACTGCGCGGCCACCCGGGCCTGTTCGTGACGGACGCCTCCGCCGTCCCGACCTCCCTGTGCGTCAACCCCTCGCTGACGGTCGCGGCGCTGGCCGAGCGCGCCTGCCCGTCCATCGTGGAACGGGCGGCGGAGGCCGGGGTGGATGTGCGGTACGGGGCGCCGTCCCCGGACGGCGGGACGGCGGCGCGGAAGGCGGCGCTCAGGACACTGCAGGGGAGCGGACGATGA
- a CDS encoding DUF5987 family protein, which produces MADPVNGRIAPRPNGAPSGTPYPRRPTRRQLVLGLAGAVAALQTGAVAVPARASAAGPAAALATGPAAVPDISAWRTALEAFADTMVPGEKRHSGDRAVAGAAAGPGAVQAGTVELLCLPELGLAPLLPVLAELLDTRAVAYALRRGRVLLPVLGSAFAGLGFRDRTALAAELLEPGAADQKLWVLLALFSSLAFDTAAHLHTTDAIAQRHPGLAWSAFPPPDADGLWRFPEFGYGREPARTHPRTTSGGHPA; this is translated from the coding sequence GTGGCGGACCCGGTGAACGGGCGGATCGCGCCACGGCCGAACGGGGCACCGAGCGGGACGCCGTACCCCCGCCGCCCCACCCGGCGGCAGCTCGTACTCGGGCTGGCCGGTGCCGTCGCCGCGCTGCAGACCGGGGCGGTCGCCGTCCCCGCGCGGGCCTCGGCCGCCGGGCCGGCCGCCGCGCTCGCCACCGGACCCGCCGCCGTCCCGGACATCAGTGCGTGGCGGACCGCCCTGGAGGCGTTCGCCGACACCATGGTCCCGGGCGAGAAGCGCCACTCCGGCGACCGTGCCGTCGCGGGCGCCGCCGCCGGCCCCGGTGCCGTGCAGGCCGGAACCGTCGAACTGCTGTGCCTGCCCGAGCTGGGACTCGCGCCGCTGCTGCCGGTCCTCGCCGAATTGCTGGACACCCGAGCCGTGGCGTACGCGCTCCGCAGGGGCCGGGTCCTGCTGCCGGTCCTCGGCTCCGCCTTCGCCGGTCTCGGCTTCCGTGACCGCACCGCCCTCGCCGCGGAACTGCTGGAGCCGGGCGCGGCGGACCAGAAGCTCTGGGTCCTGCTCGCCCTCTTCTCCTCGCTGGCCTTCGACACGGCGGCCCACCTCCACACCACCGACGCGATCGCGCAGCGCCATCCCGGCCTGGCCTGGAGCGCGTTCCCGCCTCCGGACGCGGACGGCCTATGGCGCTTCCCGGAGTTCGGTTACGGCCGGGAACCGGCCCGCACCCACCCGCGCACCACCTCCGGAGGCCACCCCGCATGA
- a CDS encoding ferredoxin reductase family protein gives MAVVDNAVRRGGVSPVDAARWAMWTFVVVNVVIVEALFFGAGPGKNGVLTVAKFFGVHAALLMLCQLLLVARLPWLDRRIGMDRLTVWHRWVGFLLVWTVLTHATLVVLGYATLDDASMGKTFIALSGVPASLLGILAAAVLLVIAVVSTRPLRRRLRYEVWHGLHLLLYVALGLSFVHQLLETKTFTSSPFATAYWWILWLFAFGALLAGRVALPLWRNAYHRFRVAAVVPESDHVVSVYVTGRHLGKLPARAGQFCIWRFPGHNPWWTANPFSLSATPDGQGLRLTAKAAGSTSAGLRNVPVGSRVFVEGPYGAFTSLHRTRPGALLIAGGVGITPVRALLEEQGTGDIVVLYRVRGEADAVLLDEVRELVALRGGRLHLLTGRTGEGGAPPFGPDGLHRLVPDITERDVYVCGPPAMTTAVLSGLRDLKVPARQVHAERFGLA, from the coding sequence ATGGCGGTAGTGGACAACGCGGTGCGGAGAGGCGGCGTGTCTCCGGTGGACGCGGCGCGCTGGGCCATGTGGACCTTCGTCGTCGTCAACGTGGTGATCGTCGAGGCGTTGTTCTTCGGCGCCGGTCCGGGCAAGAACGGGGTGCTCACGGTCGCCAAGTTCTTCGGAGTGCACGCGGCCCTGCTGATGCTCTGCCAACTGCTGCTGGTGGCCCGGCTGCCGTGGCTGGACCGCCGCATCGGGATGGACCGGCTCACGGTGTGGCACCGCTGGGTCGGCTTCCTGCTGGTGTGGACCGTCCTCACCCACGCCACGCTGGTGGTGCTCGGCTACGCGACACTCGACGACGCCTCCATGGGGAAGACGTTCATCGCCCTGAGCGGGGTGCCGGCCTCCCTGCTGGGCATCCTCGCCGCGGCCGTCCTCCTCGTGATCGCCGTGGTCTCCACCCGGCCCCTGCGGCGGCGGCTGCGGTACGAGGTCTGGCACGGTCTGCACCTGCTGCTCTACGTGGCCCTGGGCCTGTCGTTCGTGCACCAGTTGCTGGAGACCAAGACGTTCACCTCCTCCCCGTTCGCGACGGCCTACTGGTGGATCCTGTGGCTGTTCGCCTTCGGCGCTCTGCTGGCCGGGCGTGTCGCCCTGCCGCTGTGGCGCAACGCCTACCACCGGTTCCGCGTCGCGGCCGTGGTGCCGGAGTCGGACCACGTGGTGTCCGTGTACGTCACCGGCCGGCACCTCGGCAAACTTCCCGCCCGGGCGGGGCAGTTCTGCATCTGGCGGTTCCCCGGGCACAACCCCTGGTGGACGGCCAACCCCTTCTCCCTGTCGGCGACGCCCGACGGACAGGGTCTGCGCCTCACGGCGAAGGCGGCGGGCAGCACCAGCGCCGGCCTGCGGAACGTCCCGGTCGGCAGCCGTGTCTTCGTCGAGGGACCGTACGGGGCGTTCACCTCGCTCCACCGGACCCGGCCCGGTGCCCTGCTGATCGCCGGCGGCGTGGGCATCACGCCCGTGCGGGCACTGCTGGAGGAACAGGGGACCGGCGACATCGTCGTGCTGTACCGGGTTCGCGGCGAGGCCGATGCCGTGCTGCTGGACGAGGTGCGGGAGCTGGTCGCGCTGCGGGGCGGACGGCTGCATCTGCTCACCGGCAGGACCGGCGAGGGCGGCGCCCCGCCGTTCGGCCCGGACGGCCTGCACCGGCTGGTCCCGGACATCACCGAACGCGACGTGTACGTCTGCGGCCCGCCCGCCATGACCACGGCCGTCCTGTCCGGCCTGCGGGACCTGAAGGTCCCCGCGCGACAGGTGCACGCCGAGAGGTTCGGGCTGGCGTGA
- a CDS encoding FG-GAP repeat protein — MSRPRALCVLAALGLGAALTGGPAQAADGARQSPAAAASAGEDFNGDGYQDLAIGAPDATVSGHGQAGYVVITYGSASGPDTSSRVYLTQSSAGISGTPEEGDRFGEKLIARDLDGDGLTDLAVHSAGEDVTGTGSRGMVTVLWGRTGGLSGDGSAVLKAPADSRYWNVGSNLTGGDFDGDGNADLFLEYGPDWDVRSVLRGPFSRAGEPAGVQNLTLFSTDNSISAIAAGDMTGDGIDDLATFYAYQNHAEGGKFWRGTASGLSTVPAALPSAATAVTGDFDKDGIGDLATRVVPGDIVENLPDDAGTVRVFHGTPSGPGTGRVTTIHQDTPGVPGTGEKGDNFGARLSAGDANGDGYADLAAAVPYEAIGNRSGAGAVVLLKGGSGGLTGTGAQAFHQDMRGIPGIAETGDHFGDAVRLLDVTRDGRAELAASAPEENGTGAVWSLRGTASGLTAAGSAAFNPVDLGIPAAGSRFGAVLANHTGVYVE; from the coding sequence ATGAGTCGCCCGCGCGCGCTGTGCGTCCTGGCCGCCCTCGGTCTCGGCGCCGCCCTCACCGGGGGTCCCGCCCAGGCGGCCGACGGGGCCCGGCAGTCGCCGGCGGCAGCCGCGTCCGCCGGCGAGGACTTCAACGGCGACGGCTACCAGGACCTGGCGATCGGAGCCCCCGACGCCACGGTCTCCGGGCACGGGCAGGCCGGCTACGTCGTCATCACCTACGGCTCGGCGTCCGGCCCCGACACCTCCTCCCGCGTGTATCTCACGCAGAGCAGCGCGGGCATCTCCGGCACCCCCGAGGAGGGCGACCGCTTCGGCGAGAAACTGATCGCCCGCGACCTCGACGGGGACGGCCTCACCGACCTCGCCGTCCACAGCGCGGGCGAGGACGTCACAGGCACCGGCAGCCGCGGCATGGTGACGGTGCTGTGGGGCCGCACCGGCGGTCTCAGCGGTGACGGCTCCGCCGTACTCAAGGCTCCGGCGGACAGCAGGTACTGGAACGTCGGCTCCAACCTCACCGGCGGCGACTTCGACGGCGACGGCAACGCCGACCTCTTCCTGGAGTACGGGCCCGACTGGGACGTGCGCTCCGTGCTCCGCGGCCCGTTCAGCCGGGCCGGGGAACCGGCGGGCGTGCAGAACCTCACCCTGTTCAGCACCGACAACAGCATTTCCGCGATCGCCGCGGGCGACATGACCGGCGACGGCATCGACGACCTCGCCACCTTCTACGCGTACCAGAACCACGCCGAGGGCGGGAAGTTCTGGCGCGGCACCGCCTCGGGCCTCTCCACGGTCCCGGCCGCGCTGCCTTCCGCGGCCACCGCCGTGACCGGCGACTTCGACAAGGACGGCATCGGCGACCTGGCGACCCGTGTGGTCCCCGGTGACATCGTCGAGAACCTGCCCGACGACGCGGGCACCGTGAGGGTCTTCCACGGAACCCCCTCCGGGCCGGGCACCGGCCGCGTCACGACGATCCACCAGGACACCCCGGGCGTCCCGGGCACGGGCGAGAAGGGCGACAACTTCGGCGCCCGCCTCTCCGCGGGGGACGCCAACGGCGACGGCTACGCGGACCTCGCCGCGGCCGTGCCCTACGAGGCCATCGGCAACCGGAGCGGGGCAGGAGCGGTGGTCCTGCTCAAGGGCGGCTCCGGGGGCCTCACCGGCACCGGCGCGCAGGCCTTCCACCAGGACATGCGGGGGATTCCCGGCATCGCCGAGACGGGCGACCACTTCGGCGACGCGGTCCGCCTCCTGGACGTTACCCGGGACGGCAGGGCCGAACTGGCCGCGTCCGCACCGGAGGAGAACGGCACCGGCGCCGTCTGGTCCCTGCGCGGCACCGCCTCCGGCCTCACGGCCGCGGGCTCGGCCGCCTTCAACCCGGTGGACCTCGGCATCCCGGCCGCGGGCTCCCGCTTCGGCGCGGTCCTCGCCAACCACACCGGCGTCTACGTGGAGTAG
- a CDS encoding Asp23/Gls24 family envelope stress response protein, protein MTETAQKSRPDTSGRESAGGGSYTADGGARGKTSVADSVVEKIAGMAARDVDGVHAMGGGISRAYHAARERVPGTTKSVSHGVRVEVGEKQTAIDLEIVIDYGVSISDVASSVRESVISAVEWMTGLEVVEVNIFVSDVSLPGEEEEQTEQEQPRLR, encoded by the coding sequence ATGACGGAAACGGCACAGAAGAGCAGGCCCGACACCTCCGGCAGGGAGTCCGCGGGCGGCGGGTCGTACACCGCCGACGGCGGGGCGCGCGGCAAGACGAGCGTCGCGGACAGTGTGGTCGAGAAGATCGCCGGGATGGCGGCCCGTGATGTGGACGGCGTGCATGCCATGGGCGGCGGCATCAGCCGGGCCTACCACGCGGCGCGGGAACGCGTGCCCGGGACGACCAAGTCCGTCTCCCACGGAGTCCGGGTCGAGGTGGGCGAGAAGCAGACCGCGATCGATCTGGAGATCGTCATCGACTACGGGGTCTCGATCTCGGACGTCGCGTCGTCCGTGCGGGAGAGCGTGATCTCCGCCGTGGAGTGGATGACGGGTCTGGAAGTCGTCGAGGTGAACATCTTCGTCAGCGACGTGAGTCTCCCGGGCGAAGAGGAAGAGCAGACAGAGCAGGAGCAGCCACGGCTCCGTTAG
- a CDS encoding Asp23/Gls24 family envelope stress response protein, which translates to MAQPQTAAPAVPAHERGATRVADRVVAKIASRAAREAMSGFDESAALVTPGRTAPSARASVRPAFGRGPSLGDARLHIGVELGYPSDIGAQCGAVRRVVTERVGGLAGMKVHDVVVTVERLHSAHTRGEGRGRVR; encoded by the coding sequence GTGGCACAGCCGCAGACCGCAGCCCCGGCGGTACCCGCACACGAGCGAGGGGCGACGCGTGTCGCCGACCGGGTCGTCGCGAAGATCGCTTCGCGGGCGGCCCGTGAGGCGATGAGCGGATTCGACGAGTCCGCTGCTCTCGTGACTCCCGGCCGCACGGCGCCCAGCGCGCGGGCGTCGGTGCGGCCCGCGTTCGGGCGGGGGCCGTCGCTCGGCGACGCACGCCTGCACATCGGGGTGGAACTGGGCTACCCGTCCGACATCGGCGCGCAGTGCGGGGCGGTCCGCCGCGTCGTCACCGAACGGGTCGGCGGGCTGGCGGGCATGAAGGTCCATGACGTCGTGGTGACGGTCGAGCGGTTGCACTCCGCGCACACGCGGGGCGAGGGCCGGGGGAGGGTGCGATGA
- a CDS encoding DUF6286 domain-containing protein — translation MSEREPERGPEPGLEPGPEPALGPRPAGDAGASPSTAAGGTAPGGSSVAAGRGERRPAGRADGGTGAGTGAGTGAGAGGAGTGGQAGGHAEGRATHRLWSTRRVPAAIVALVAVAGTGLLLYDVAAVRAGGPAMRWRRVLADELATRPLDDRWVLAGAALAAAVGLWLLILAVTPGLRDLLPMRTPAGSGDVRAVLGRSAAALILRDRAMEVPGVQSAHIRVRRRRVRARVTSHFREPDDIRADLDAALTDGVRELGLARRPSLSVRVHRPRKG, via the coding sequence ATGAGCGAGCGGGAGCCGGAGCGAGGGCCGGAGCCCGGTCTGGAGCCCGGTCCGGAGCCGGCCCTCGGGCCGCGGCCGGCCGGTGACGCCGGGGCGTCCCCGTCCACGGCGGCGGGCGGGACCGCACCGGGCGGATCGTCGGTCGCCGCCGGACGGGGCGAACGGCGCCCCGCGGGACGAGCCGACGGCGGGACGGGCGCCGGGACGGGCGCCGGGACCGGCGCCGGGGCCGGCGGCGCAGGGACCGGCGGACAAGCCGGGGGGCACGCCGAGGGGCGGGCCACCCACCGGCTCTGGTCCACCCGGCGCGTGCCCGCCGCCATCGTCGCCCTGGTGGCCGTCGCGGGCACCGGTCTGCTCCTGTACGACGTGGCCGCCGTACGGGCCGGCGGGCCGGCGATGCGCTGGCGGCGCGTGCTCGCCGACGAACTGGCGACCCGGCCGCTCGACGACCGCTGGGTGCTCGCCGGCGCCGCGCTGGCGGCGGCCGTCGGGCTGTGGCTGCTGATCCTCGCGGTGACCCCCGGCCTCCGCGACCTGCTGCCGATGCGGACCCCGGCCGGGTCCGGCGACGTACGGGCCGTACTCGGCCGCTCCGCGGCCGCGCTCATCCTGCGCGACCGCGCCATGGAGGTGCCGGGCGTCCAGTCGGCCCACATCCGCGTGCGCCGCCGCCGGGTCAGGGCCAGGGTGACGTCCCACTTCCGCGAACCCGACGACATCCGCGCCGACCTGGACGCGGCCCTGACGGACGGGGTGCGGGAGCTCGGTCTCGCCCGGCGGCCCTCGCTGTCCGTCCGCGTCCACCGCCCCCGGAAAGGGTGA